The following proteins come from a genomic window of Pirellula staleyi DSM 6068:
- a CDS encoding class I SAM-dependent methyltransferase: MSTPHDHNRRAWDAMVSKGNRFTLPAKDEDFASPLSVVDQPGWLGPSIVGKKLLCLAAGGGRQSALYAAAGAQVTVVDISTAMLEIDREVASQRKLEVRTVAASMDHLPMLATGEFDIVIHPVSTCYVPDVVKVFREVARIMRAGGIYISQHKSPVSLQCDVVGSQRGYELTEPYYRSGPLPPVVGSRHREEGTLEYLHRFEELLGGMCRAGFVIEDLIEPLHAKPEAMPGDFEHRSRYVAPYIRLKARRTGSGEISRPQSTLLLPD; the protein is encoded by the coding sequence TGGTGAGCAAAGGGAATCGCTTTACACTTCCCGCCAAGGACGAAGATTTCGCGAGTCCTTTGTCGGTGGTCGATCAGCCCGGTTGGCTCGGTCCTTCGATTGTCGGAAAAAAGCTCCTCTGTTTGGCAGCAGGTGGTGGACGCCAAAGCGCGCTCTATGCTGCTGCGGGAGCACAGGTGACGGTGGTCGACATCAGCACGGCGATGCTCGAGATCGATCGCGAAGTCGCTTCGCAGCGGAAGCTCGAAGTTCGTACGGTCGCCGCCTCGATGGACCATTTGCCGATGCTCGCCACCGGGGAATTCGACATCGTGATCCACCCCGTAAGCACCTGCTATGTGCCCGATGTAGTGAAAGTGTTTCGCGAGGTGGCTCGCATCATGCGGGCTGGCGGAATCTACATCAGTCAGCACAAATCCCCCGTGAGTTTGCAGTGCGATGTGGTGGGATCGCAGCGCGGCTATGAACTCACCGAGCCCTACTACCGCAGCGGTCCACTTCCGCCAGTCGTCGGGAGTCGGCATCGCGAAGAGGGGACCCTCGAGTACCTGCATCGTTTCGAGGAACTGCTGGGTGGAATGTGCCGCGCAGGGTTCGTGATCGAGGATCTGATCGAACCGCTCCATGCCAAACCGGAAGCGATGCCCGGGGATTTCGAGCATCGAAGTCGCTACGTTGCTCCGTACATTCGGCTCAAGGCACGGCGCACTGGCAGTGGCGAGATCTCTCGCCCCCAGTCCACGCTGCTACTCCCCGACTAG